Proteins encoded together in one Wolbachia endosymbiont of Menacanthus eurysternus window:
- the rsmD gene encoding 16S rRNA (guanine(966)-N(2))-methyltransferase RsmD, giving the protein MLRIIAGKHRGKKISTNRNLSVRPTMSIVREAIFNILSLKKTIYNSNILDLFCGSGSFSFEALSRGAKHAFMIDSNYHNLQFPKKTAKNLKVDNNITLICCSAYKLPKPITQCDIAFIDPPYNSNLVYTTLKKLANSNWLNKNAIIIIETNNKNKNFHCNGNFNVFLERTYGTTKIVFLSSSTT; this is encoded by the coding sequence ATGCTACGTATTATCGCAGGAAAACATCGTGGAAAAAAAATATCTACAAATAGAAATTTATCAGTACGTCCTACCATGAGTATAGTAAGAGAAGCAATATTTAATATACTTTCTTTAAAAAAAACTATTTATAATTCAAATATACTTGATTTATTCTGCGGAAGTGGTTCTTTTTCTTTTGAAGCACTTTCCCGGGGTGCTAAACACGCGTTTATGATAGATTCAAATTACCACAATCTACAGTTTCCTAAAAAAACTGCAAAAAATCTTAAAGTTGATAATAATATTACACTGATCTGCTGTAGTGCTTATAAATTACCAAAGCCAATAACACAATGCGATATAGCTTTTATAGATCCACCTTATAACAGCAATCTAGTCTATACGACTTTAAAAAAATTAGCTAATTCAAATTGGCTAAATAAAAATGCTATAATAATTATAGAAACTAATAATAAAAACAAAAACTTTCATTGTAACGGAAACTTTAACGTATTTTTAGAGCGCACTTATGGTACAACAAAAATAGTATTTTTATCTTCTTCCACTACCTAA
- the elbB gene encoding isoprenoid biosynthesis glyoxalase ElbB, producing the protein MGIGEKKKIRAVIVLSGCGHLDGTEIKEAVLSMLALDQHEVEIRCFAPDMNIAQVINHKTKKVTEEKRNTLIEAARITRGEIYDLKEARAEDFDMLIVPGGYGVIKNLSNLADSKEVITVIREFERLVLEFFTAKKPIGAICISPAIIVFILSNKVNKNGNKIKVTIGDDREKLIERLGGEHIKCDTELSIEDEEHNVFSCSAYMRSDESICSIYQGIKHMIDSIVKKINKINK; encoded by the coding sequence ATGGGTATTGGTGAAAAAAAAAAAATAAGAGCTGTTATAGTTTTATCTGGGTGCGGTCACTTAGACGGTACAGAAATAAAAGAAGCAGTTTTAAGTATGCTAGCACTTGATCAACACGAGGTAGAAATTAGATGCTTTGCACCTGATATGAATATTGCACAAGTTATAAATCATAAAACAAAAAAAGTAACAGAAGAAAAGAGAAATACGCTCATAGAAGCGGCAAGAATTACAAGAGGCGAAATATACGACTTAAAAGAAGCTAGAGCTGAAGACTTTGACATGTTAATTGTACCAGGAGGATATGGAGTTATAAAAAATTTGTCTAATTTAGCTGATAGCAAAGAAGTAATAACAGTAATACGTGAATTTGAAAGATTAGTTTTAGAATTTTTTACTGCAAAAAAACCAATAGGAGCAATATGTATATCTCCAGCGATAATTGTCTTCATTTTAAGTAATAAAGTAAACAAAAATGGAAACAAAATTAAAGTAACTATAGGAGATGACAGAGAAAAGTTAATAGAAAGACTCGGTGGCGAACACATAAAATGTGATACAGAATTATCAATAGAAGATGAAGAACACAATGTATTCTCCTGTTCCGCCTATATGCGGAGCGATGAAAGTATCTGCTCTATATATCAGGGAATAAAACACATGATCGATAGTATAGTAAAAAAAATTAATAAAATTAATAAATAA
- the nusA gene encoding transcription termination factor NusA, with translation MIVNRKSGAKQKNSKNNLIGSIDIIKTAGELSLQKGLDFEVVMRALESAIEAVALQKYGSKSKIMVSIDRNTGNVSAYRELNVVSDESKSNKEEEYKSIALTKAKLIKEDVKVGDTVNELLSLSTDLASARIAQQKIAQVIRCEESKKQYEEFKDKVGEIRYGFVKQVEYSDLIVDINGVNSYLPLRNLIGSESFREGDKIKAYIQAVRRSDDGRQIILSRAHKGFLEALLSQEIPEIADGLVIIKGIARDAGSRSKVAVFSPDKNIDPVGACVGIRGDRIKAIIHELNGEKIDVIHYSSDIGQFVIKAITPAEVSKVIIDENENYVELIVSEDQLSLAIGKRGQNVRLASELVGWKIEILSTQQESERRSRELAQCSALFAEALNLEEIMGKLLVTEGFSSVEDISNASIKELASIEGFNEDIANELHDRAKKYLKMKNDKKIEELRNLGMRDDVINLPSLSIDDKIILSKYGIKTLGDVADLSSHELYNMLSVSSISKEDLRDTIDSIIMEARKKLGVI, from the coding sequence ATGATTGTTAATCGAAAAAGCGGCGCTAAGCAGAAAAATAGCAAGAATAATTTGATCGGGAGTATCGATATAATCAAAACGGCTGGGGAACTTTCACTTCAAAAGGGTTTAGACTTTGAAGTAGTAATGAGGGCATTAGAAAGTGCAATAGAAGCAGTAGCTCTTCAAAAATATGGCAGTAAAAGTAAGATTATGGTTTCCATAGATAGAAATACAGGTAATGTTTCTGCGTATAGAGAACTGAATGTTGTTAGCGACGAATCAAAATCAAATAAGGAAGAAGAATATAAATCAATTGCTCTTACGAAAGCTAAGTTGATAAAAGAAGATGTAAAAGTTGGGGATACTGTTAATGAATTACTTTCACTCAGTACTGATCTTGCCTCAGCAAGAATTGCGCAACAGAAAATTGCTCAGGTAATTAGGTGTGAGGAATCAAAAAAGCAATATGAAGAATTTAAAGATAAAGTAGGAGAAATAAGATATGGTTTTGTTAAACAAGTGGAGTATTCAGATCTAATTGTAGATATAAATGGTGTTAATTCATATCTTCCGTTGCGAAATTTAATTGGTAGTGAATCTTTTCGCGAAGGCGATAAAATTAAGGCTTATATACAAGCTGTTAGGCGTTCTGATGATGGGCGTCAGATTATCCTCTCTAGAGCTCATAAAGGTTTTCTAGAGGCGCTTTTAAGTCAAGAAATACCAGAGATTGCTGATGGATTAGTAATAATTAAAGGTATAGCTAGAGATGCTGGTTCAAGATCTAAGGTAGCTGTTTTTTCTCCTGATAAAAATATTGATCCGGTTGGTGCTTGTGTTGGAATTAGAGGAGATAGAATAAAAGCTATTATACATGAGTTAAATGGAGAAAAAATTGATGTAATACATTATTCTTCAGATATTGGTCAATTTGTTATTAAGGCGATTACTCCAGCAGAAGTGTCGAAGGTTATTATTGATGAGAATGAAAATTATGTAGAGTTGATAGTTTCTGAGGATCAATTGAGTTTGGCTATAGGGAAAAGAGGCCAGAATGTAAGGTTAGCGTCAGAACTTGTTGGATGGAAAATTGAAATATTAAGTACTCAACAGGAATCAGAAAGGCGTAGTAGAGAACTTGCTCAGTGTTCAGCTTTATTTGCTGAGGCTCTAAATTTAGAAGAAATCATGGGAAAGTTATTAGTTACAGAGGGTTTTTCAAGTGTGGAAGATATATCTAATGCCTCAATTAAAGAACTTGCTTCGATAGAGGGTTTTAACGAAGATATTGCAAATGAGTTGCATGATAGAGCAAAAAAATATTTGAAAATGAAGAATGATAAAAAAATAGAAGAATTGAGAAATTTAGGTATGAGGGATGATGTAATTAATTTACCTTCTTTATCAATAGATGATAAAATTATTCTTAGTAAATATGGCATTAAAACTCTAGGAGATGTAGCAGACTTGTCTAGTCATGAACTTTACAATATGCTCTCTGTTTCATCGATTAGTAAAGAAGATTTGAGAGATACAATAGATTCTATAATTATGGAAGCTCGTAAAAAACTTGGTGTGATATAA
- a CDS encoding threonylcarbamoyl-AMP synthase, translating to MILKVINAIRSNLLVCFPTETVYALACNALSCEAIKKIYRIKNRPKDKPLSISVNNIYSLMKIIGLKFKYFDLVNYFSPGPVTYVLPLRDNSVLPRKFFKDTVGVRIPDHPIAISILNELKTPIVMTSINISGEKSVCKANDIPKPFKQYLSVIFEDDKLVSGMESTVIDLTGDNIKILRYGKVAFQVMCFYAKFNIK from the coding sequence ATGATATTAAAAGTAATAAACGCAATACGGAGTAATTTATTAGTCTGTTTTCCAACAGAGACTGTTTATGCTCTTGCCTGTAATGCATTAAGTTGTGAGGCTATAAAGAAAATATATCGAATAAAGAATCGTCCTAAAGATAAACCGCTGTCTATATCTGTTAATAATATTTATAGTTTAATGAAGATAATAGGGTTAAAGTTCAAATATTTTGATTTAGTAAATTATTTTTCTCCAGGACCAGTTACTTATGTTTTACCTCTTAGAGATAATAGTGTTCTTCCAAGGAAATTTTTTAAAGATACTGTAGGTGTAAGAATACCTGATCATCCTATTGCAATTTCAATATTAAATGAACTAAAAACTCCGATAGTTATGACTAGTATTAATATTTCAGGAGAGAAAAGTGTATGTAAGGCAAATGATATACCTAAACCTTTTAAGCAGTATTTATCTGTGATATTTGAAGATGATAAATTAGTTTCTGGTATGGAATCTACTGTTATTGATTTGACTGGAGATAATATTAAAATATTAAGATATGGTAAAGTTGCGTTTCAAGTGATGTGTTTTTATGCTAAGTTTAATATTAAATGA
- the ubiA gene encoding 4-hydroxybenzoate octaprenyltransferase, whose product MCFSSYLLLMRLHSLAGLWLLLFPSLSGIVLASFFLSWKIFFLFSVFSVGAFLMRSAGCIINDIIDREIDARVERTRYRPLASSTLSVKQALILLFFLLSIALIILFFTNKTTFILGAVSMCMIVIYPLLKRYVWWTQLFLGFTFNMGSLLGWASVRDGISIEPVFFYLGCVFWTLCYDIIYAHQDKIDDERLGIRSMALYFGNTTKCWLKRFHLISLMMWLYAGILSSLNNIFYVALFIIGAMFYYQYENLNLDDSSQCMLIFKKNSYIGLLLFFGILLDRVVN is encoded by the coding sequence ATGTGTTTTAGTAGTTATCTTTTATTAATGAGGTTACACAGTTTAGCAGGTTTATGGCTTTTATTGTTTCCTAGTTTAAGTGGAATTGTTTTAGCTTCGTTTTTTTTATCTTGGAAGATTTTTTTTCTCTTTAGTGTATTTAGTGTAGGTGCATTTTTAATGAGATCTGCTGGTTGTATAATTAACGATATTATTGATAGAGAAATAGATGCGCGTGTAGAACGAACAAGATATAGACCGCTCGCAAGCAGCACATTAAGTGTAAAGCAAGCTTTAATTTTGCTTTTTTTTTTGCTTTCTATTGCGTTAATAATTTTATTTTTTACAAATAAAACTACTTTTATACTTGGAGCAGTTTCAATGTGTATGATAGTTATTTATCCATTATTAAAACGTTATGTTTGGTGGACTCAATTGTTTTTAGGATTTACTTTTAATATGGGATCGCTTTTAGGTTGGGCATCAGTGAGAGATGGAATTAGTATAGAACCTGTGTTTTTTTATTTAGGGTGTGTTTTTTGGACACTATGTTATGATATCATATATGCTCATCAAGATAAGATAGATGATGAAAGATTGGGAATCAGATCGATGGCATTGTATTTTGGCAATACAACGAAATGTTGGTTGAAAAGATTTCATTTAATATCTCTTATGATGTGGCTATATGCGGGTATTTTATCATCGTTGAATAATATTTTCTATGTTGCTTTATTTATTATTGGTGCTATGTTTTATTATCAATATGAAAATCTTAATTTGGATGATTCTAGTCAGTGTATGCTTATATTTAAAAAAAATTCTTATATAGGATTACTGCTTTTTTTTGGTATTCTTTTGGATAGAGTTGTAAATTAA
- a CDS encoding 2Fe-2S iron-sulfur cluster binding domain-containing protein, which translates to MPLVFFTFPNGNKKSYEAIEGETLLNLACRNNPDILEGACNGSLACSTCHVIVDPKFYDNVEMHNPISDEENDMLDLAFNLTETSRLGCQIKITKDIDGLHVIVPRCTRNISLNKRNNHYGA; encoded by the coding sequence ATGCCACTAGTTTTTTTTACTTTTCCTAATGGAAATAAAAAAAGTTATGAAGCTATAGAGGGAGAAACTCTTCTCAATTTAGCCTGTAGAAATAATCCAGACATACTTGAAGGTGCATGCAATGGTTCCCTTGCGTGTTCCACGTGTCATGTGATTGTCGATCCAAAATTTTACGATAATGTAGAAATGCATAATCCTATATCTGACGAAGAAAATGATATGTTAGACCTAGCTTTTAATTTAACGGAAACGTCAAGACTTGGATGTCAGATAAAAATTACAAAAGATATTGATGGTTTGCACGTAATAGTACCAAGATGTACAAGAAATATTTCGCTTAACAAGCGAAATAATCATTACGGTGCGTAA
- the murD gene encoding UDP-N-acetylmuramoyl-L-alanine--D-glutamate ligase, whose protein sequence is MQLNKYKNQNIAVFGLGKTGLSVINVLINSGARVYVWDDSIEKIISFKKIYRMCSFIHPGRYYWSEMRMLVLSPGIRVSYPEHWIVKLAKSYGCKIKSDIELFFEVKTVNQKVIGVTGTNGKSTTVSLIGHILKSAGKKVAIGGNLGIPVLDLEEDVEIYIIEFSSFQLELIDKVNVDIAILLNITLDHIDRHGSVENYIATKLKLIKGSKIAVIGCDSEITANIFNKFTGNKISISASMLYSLLFQCSKAEIQLYHVCDIKINLVSNAENIVAAYIVLYKLFKIDNVIIVNGIKSFQGLRHRNEMLGKIKNVFFVNDSKATNVESTKKAILSYKNIYWILGGRSKRGGNIGSLCSKYFTRIKKAFLIGESTKIFASIMKRNRIDYVRCFNLENAFRIAFKEAIRSKEEIFILFSPACSSFDQWKSFEERGNAFCNAFENLKRDYNNIRIV, encoded by the coding sequence ATGCAGTTGAATAAATATAAGAATCAAAATATTGCAGTTTTTGGTCTTGGTAAAACTGGTTTATCCGTTATTAATGTTCTGATTAATAGTGGTGCGAGGGTGTATGTTTGGGATGATAGTATTGAAAAAATAATAAGTTTTAAAAAAATATATCGAATGTGTAGTTTTATTCACCCAGGTAGGTATTATTGGTCAGAGATGAGAATGCTAGTTTTAAGTCCTGGAATTCGAGTTTCATATCCAGAACATTGGATAGTAAAGCTTGCGAAAAGTTATGGTTGCAAAATAAAGTCAGATATCGAGTTATTCTTTGAGGTTAAAACCGTTAATCAGAAAGTAATAGGTGTTACTGGAACGAATGGTAAATCAACTACTGTGTCGCTAATAGGACATATATTAAAATCTGCAGGAAAAAAGGTAGCCATTGGAGGAAATTTGGGTATTCCTGTTTTAGATTTAGAAGAAGATGTAGAGATTTATATAATTGAGTTTTCATCTTTTCAATTAGAATTGATTGATAAAGTCAACGTAGATATTGCTATATTACTCAATATAACACTAGATCATATAGATAGACATGGAAGCGTAGAGAATTATATAGCAACTAAATTAAAATTAATAAAAGGCAGCAAAATTGCTGTGATAGGATGTGATAGTGAGATTACTGCTAATATTTTTAATAAATTTACAGGAAATAAAATTTCGATTTCAGCTTCGATGCTATATTCTTTGTTATTTCAGTGTTCTAAAGCTGAGATTCAATTATATCATGTATGTGATATAAAAATAAATTTAGTATCTAATGCGGAAAATATAGTAGCTGCATATATTGTGTTATATAAGCTATTTAAAATAGATAATGTTATTATTGTAAATGGAATTAAATCTTTTCAGGGCCTGAGGCATAGAAATGAGATGCTTGGTAAGATAAAAAATGTGTTCTTTGTTAACGACAGCAAAGCAACTAATGTTGAATCTACCAAAAAAGCGATTTTATCTTATAAAAATATATATTGGATACTTGGTGGAAGAAGTAAAAGGGGTGGTAATATAGGGTCATTATGTAGTAAGTATTTTACGAGAATTAAGAAAGCTTTTTTAATTGGGGAATCAACGAAGATATTTGCAAGTATTATGAAGAGAAATAGAATAGATTATGTAAGATGTTTTAATTTAGAGAATGCATTTAGAATAGCTTTTAAGGAAGCTATAAGAAGCAAAGAAGAGATATTTATATTGTTTTCTCCTGCATGTTCTTCTTTTGATCAATGGAAGAGTTTCGAAGAACGTGGCAATGCCTTTTGTAATGCATTTGAAAATTTAAAGCGTGATTATAATAATATACGTATTGTTTAA
- the map gene encoding type I methionyl aminopeptidase, whose translation MSVIIHSRKDFEFMRRAGRLAAETLDFIVPYVEIGITTNELNYLCHNFIIRAGAIPAPLNYKGFPKSICTSKNAVVCHGIPDDEPLKNGDIINIDVTVILNGWYGDTSRMFWVGEPSMKAKRLCDATYGALIEAIKQVKPGNKLNKIGFAIEKYIKDFGYSIVRNYCGHGIGKDFHAPPNVMHFYDKNETLILEEGMFFTIEPMINIGQHETLLSQLDGWTVTTRDFSLSAQFEHTLGVTKDGVEIFTLSPKNWHFPPFNF comes from the coding sequence ATGAGCGTAATTATACATTCACGGAAAGATTTTGAGTTCATGCGTAGAGCTGGTCGTCTAGCAGCTGAAACTTTAGATTTCATTGTACCATACGTAGAAATAGGAATAACAACTAATGAATTAAATTATTTATGTCATAATTTTATAATTAGAGCAGGCGCAATTCCAGCACCTTTAAATTATAAAGGATTTCCAAAATCAATTTGTACATCAAAAAATGCTGTTGTATGTCATGGAATTCCAGATGATGAGCCACTTAAGAACGGAGATATTATAAATATCGATGTTACAGTGATTTTAAATGGTTGGTATGGTGATACAAGTCGTATGTTTTGGGTTGGTGAGCCATCGATGAAAGCAAAGCGTTTATGTGATGCTACTTATGGTGCATTAATAGAAGCAATAAAACAAGTTAAGCCTGGTAATAAGTTAAATAAGATTGGGTTTGCTATAGAAAAATATATTAAAGATTTTGGTTATTCTATTGTACGTAATTATTGTGGACATGGCATAGGAAAAGACTTTCATGCTCCACCAAATGTGATGCATTTTTATGATAAAAATGAGACTCTTATTTTAGAAGAGGGTATGTTTTTTACGATAGAACCAATGATTAATATTGGACAACATGAAACTTTGCTTAGCCAACTAGATGGTTGGACTGTAACGACACGTGATTTTTCACTTTCTGCGCAATTTGAACATACCCTTGGAGTAACGAAGGATGGGGTTGAAATATTTACATTATCACCTAAAAATTGGCATTTTCCTCCTTTTAATTTTTAA
- a CDS encoding ribosome-binding factor A, translating to MKKEIRNLKIASVLHKAISRVLMEGKVLLDKDVIISKVRLSKDLKKADVYVVLSSLRKRGHDDVIINEINRSAWLIRRFVLCYVDLRFIPELFFKTDLGFSNFIKVSKILNNRT from the coding sequence ATGAAAAAAGAAATTAGGAATTTAAAAATAGCGTCTGTATTGCATAAGGCGATATCAAGAGTTTTGATGGAGGGTAAGGTTTTATTAGATAAAGATGTGATAATATCTAAAGTAAGGTTGAGTAAAGACCTTAAAAAAGCAGATGTATATGTAGTTTTGTCTTCATTGAGAAAAAGGGGTCATGATGATGTCATTATCAATGAGATTAATAGGTCTGCATGGTTGATACGAAGATTTGTGTTGTGTTATGTTGATTTGCGATTTATTCCGGAGTTATTTTTTAAAACCGATTTGGGATTTAGTAATTTTATTAAGGTAAGCAAGATATTAAATAATCGTACATAA
- a CDS encoding cation diffusion facilitator family transporter: protein MVRNKKYLVMAESKYLIYSIIIVIVTMLTEVIGGIVSHSLTLLLDAGHMLTDFFVLLLSLIAHTFSSKKSDLQRSYGYHRLQIIAAFVNGLILFFIVAIIMIESIKRFVFPKINIEWQIMLIVAIFGLIANVIIFFLLHSKCRSNINIRSVILHVTGDILSSLVAIFASVVIMFTGWQIVDPLLSIFVNLILLNSVYKILKNSCHILLEGTPKGISVDKIKNEIIFKLPEVMDVHHVHVWSLSDNYFIITMHARIRQSVQHTDILFGIKKILLDKFRISHSTVEIEYGECVDNKVLNVKI, encoded by the coding sequence ATGGTACGTAATAAAAAGTATTTAGTGATGGCAGAGTCTAAATACTTAATTTATTCTATAATAATAGTTATAGTCACAATGCTCACGGAAGTGATAGGAGGAATAGTTTCGCATTCGCTCACTCTGTTATTAGATGCAGGACACATGTTAACTGATTTTTTTGTATTGCTTTTAAGTTTAATAGCACATACTTTTTCAAGTAAGAAATCTGATTTACAAAGATCATACGGGTATCACAGATTACAAATAATTGCAGCATTTGTCAATGGTTTGATTCTATTTTTTATAGTGGCAATCATTATGATTGAATCAATAAAGAGATTTGTTTTTCCAAAAATCAACATTGAATGGCAAATAATGTTAATAGTTGCTATTTTTGGATTGATTGCTAATGTCATAATTTTTTTTTTGTTACACAGTAAATGTAGAAGTAATATAAATATAAGAAGTGTAATATTGCATGTTACTGGGGATATTTTGAGTTCTTTAGTTGCTATATTTGCATCTGTAGTTATTATGTTTACTGGATGGCAAATAGTAGATCCGTTGTTATCAATATTTGTTAATTTAATACTATTAAATAGTGTTTATAAAATTCTCAAGAATTCATGTCATATACTTCTTGAAGGTACACCTAAAGGTATCTCTGTTGATAAGATAAAAAACGAGATTATATTTAAGCTACCAGAAGTAATGGATGTACATCATGTACATGTATGGTCGTTATCTGATAATTATTTTATAATAACTATGCATGCTAGGATTAGACAAAGCGTACAACATACTGATATTTTATTTGGAATAAAGAAAATATTGTTGGATAAATTTAGAATATCGCATTCTACTGTTGAGATTGAATATGGTGAGTGTGTAGATAATAAAGTACTGAATGTTAAAATTTGA
- the infB gene encoding translation initiation factor IF-2 → MNSGNINSKKLTLQSVSKLRLSFDLSPSTDLNLGTTIVKKRKRKSYDSEEQSRDKFDSLTEKEQIFRINALQRATLLKASSSSEEKKEIVTKECNNVNVKKVNSDSIPNTLFREIEKKTLNKVDSTRLMGVVYDEDDSKKPLKVNKDMYSKHSKLIITQSIDSKIEPPMFKQRFGIRNRKSNIKGKNIPREVVVPDEITVKELSIRMAEDSKNVLKMLEEEVSKDYEVNDLIDHDIACKIVKRFNHIVKQVGGNLNKERDLFIVKNKESLSKKIRPPVVTFMGHVDHGKTSLLDVFRESNLVEMESGGITQHMSAYQVVTKTDQKITFIDTPGHEAFTAMRARGANVTDIVVIVIAADDGVMKQTIEAINHAKAAGVSIIVAINKIDRSQPSDIERIISSLPQYDLIPEELGGDVIVVPVSAKKKINLDKLEEAILFIADLMNLEVVEDCRACGWVMESKIDKARGISAMLMIEEGTLKIGDVLIVGTIYGKVRNMINYLGRGEKIALPSTPIEVFGLNSIPDVGDKFIVVNSEKNAREISKYRLELIKKEKDKNLIDSNLDIFNCDDRIKELHVVLKCDVTGSIEAISNSIDQLGNSQVKLNILYKGVGRVIDSDILLAEASKAIILAFNIKVDSKIKDLAKRKGVEIYTYSVIYELINNMKMYLLKTLKPVVQEVRIGTAYVKQIFNVSKSFGSIVGCYVSNGIVKKDSLIRIIRNGKLVHKGRLKALRRFKDDVKEVGESFECGMSIECYTDVKIGDILEVYQLLQEGKEFYNEKRN, encoded by the coding sequence ATGAATAGCGGGAATATTAATAGTAAAAAATTAACTCTTCAGAGTGTCAGTAAGCTTAGACTGAGCTTTGATTTGAGTCCCTCAACAGATTTGAATTTAGGAACTACGATAGTAAAAAAAAGAAAAAGAAAGTCTTATGATTCGGAAGAGCAAAGTCGGGATAAATTTGATTCCTTGACAGAGAAAGAGCAGATTTTTCGTATTAATGCTCTACAGAGAGCTACTTTATTAAAAGCAAGTAGCTCTTCCGAAGAAAAAAAAGAAATAGTAACAAAAGAGTGCAATAATGTTAATGTTAAAAAAGTTAATTCAGATAGTATTCCGAATACTTTATTCAGAGAAATTGAGAAAAAGACTTTAAATAAAGTTGATTCAACTAGGTTGATGGGAGTAGTTTATGATGAAGATGATAGTAAAAAACCTTTGAAGGTTAATAAAGATATGTATTCTAAGCATTCTAAATTGATAATTACACAATCAATAGATAGTAAAATTGAACCTCCTATGTTTAAGCAGAGATTTGGTATAAGGAATAGAAAATCAAATATAAAGGGTAAGAATATACCAAGGGAAGTGGTTGTACCAGATGAAATTACGGTTAAGGAATTATCAATTCGTATGGCAGAGGATAGTAAAAATGTATTAAAAATGTTAGAAGAAGAGGTTAGTAAAGATTATGAAGTGAACGATTTAATAGATCATGATATAGCATGTAAAATAGTGAAAAGGTTTAACCATATAGTTAAACAAGTAGGTGGTAATCTCAATAAAGAGAGGGATTTGTTTATTGTAAAAAATAAGGAAAGTTTATCTAAAAAAATTAGACCGCCAGTTGTTACTTTTATGGGACATGTTGATCATGGTAAAACTTCGTTACTCGATGTGTTCCGTGAGTCTAATCTTGTAGAGATGGAGTCAGGTGGAATAACTCAACATATGAGTGCTTATCAAGTAGTTACGAAAACTGATCAAAAAATTACTTTTATTGATACACCAGGACATGAGGCATTTACTGCAATGCGTGCACGTGGTGCTAATGTTACTGATATAGTTGTAATAGTTATTGCAGCTGATGATGGAGTGATGAAGCAAACGATTGAAGCAATAAATCATGCTAAGGCGGCGGGTGTTTCTATTATAGTTGCTATTAACAAAATCGATAGATCGCAACCTAGTGATATAGAAAGAATAATTAGTAGTTTACCTCAATATGATCTCATTCCTGAGGAGCTTGGTGGTGATGTTATAGTTGTACCAGTGTCAGCAAAGAAGAAAATCAATTTGGATAAGTTAGAAGAAGCGATTTTATTTATTGCTGATTTAATGAATCTTGAGGTAGTAGAGGATTGTCGAGCATGTGGATGGGTGATGGAATCTAAAATAGATAAGGCCAGAGGTATATCTGCTATGTTAATGATTGAGGAAGGAACGTTAAAGATTGGTGATGTATTAATAGTTGGTACGATATATGGAAAAGTACGTAATATGATTAATTATCTTGGTCGGGGTGAAAAGATTGCTTTGCCTTCTACTCCAATTGAGGTATTTGGTTTGAACAGTATACCTGATGTCGGAGATAAGTTTATTGTTGTAAATTCTGAAAAGAATGCACGTGAAATTTCTAAATATAGATTGGAATTAATAAAGAAAGAAAAAGATAAAAATTTAATTGATAGTAATTTGGATATATTTAATTGTGACGATAGGATAAAAGAATTGCATGTAGTTTTAAAATGCGATGTAACTGGTTCTATTGAGGCGATATCAAATTCAATTGATCAACTTGGTAATAGTCAGGTAAAGTTGAATATTTTATATAAGGGAGTTGGTAGAGTAATAGATTCAGATATATTGCTTGCAGAGGCTTCTAAAGCAATAATTTTAGCGTTTAATATTAAGGTTGATTCCAAAATAAAGGATTTGGCAAAACGAAAAGGTGTAGAAATATATACTTATAGCGTAATATATGAACTTATTAATAATATGAAAATGTATTTGTTAAAAACATTAAAACCTGTAGTACAAGAAGTACGTATCGGCACTGCTTACGTGAAGCAGATATTTAATGTATCTAAATCTTTTGGTAGTATTGTTGGGTGTTATGTAAGTAACGGAATAGTAAAGAAAGATTCTTTAATTAGAATAATACGTAATGGTAAGTTGGTACATAAGGGAAGATTGAAAGCTTTACGTAGATTTAAAGATGATGTTAAAGAAGTAGGTGAAAGTTTTGAATGTGGAATGTCTATAGAATGTTATACAGATGTTAAGATTGGGGATATTTTAGAAGTTTATCAATTGTTACAAGAAGGAAAGGAATTTTATAATGAAAAAAGAAATTAG